A genomic region of Raphanus sativus cultivar WK10039 chromosome 6, ASM80110v3, whole genome shotgun sequence contains the following coding sequences:
- the LOC130496162 gene encoding protein TIC 214-like, which translates to MGMNEEILNHRITNFDFFFFPEFFLFSSTYKMKPWVIPIKLLLFNFNETKNVNKQITLKKKGFISSNENKFLRLFNLNKEENEWVGLVLVWIQQNNSIRSNVLIRSNKYKFLVSELRNSMTRIFSIILFITCVYYLGRIPSPIFTKKLKGTSETGGTKQDQEVSTEEAPFPSLFSEEREDLDKIDEMEEIGVNGKDKINKDDEFHVRTYYNYKTVSENRDGNKENSNLEFFKIKKKEDHFLWFEKPFVTLVFDYKRWNRPNRYIKNDKIENTVRNEMSQYFFYTCQSDGKERISFTYPPNLSTFFEMIQKKIPSFTTEKTPSDQVYTCWSLVNEEKKENLKNEFLNRIEALDKKWSVENILEKTTRFCHNETQKEYLPKIYDPFLHGISRGRIKKLSPFQIITKTYKKKNIRGSWINKIHGILLKINSQKFEQTIEKFKRKSLSIEKKLSFFSEPHGIL; encoded by the coding sequence ATGGGAATGAATGAAGAAATACTAAATCATCGTATAAcaaattttgacttttttttctttccagaatttttcttattttctagtACATATAAAATGAAACCGTGGGTCATACCAATTAAATTACTTCTTTTCAATtttaatgaaacaaaaaatgtgAATAAACAGATCACCCTAAAGAAAAAAGGTTTTATATCATCAAACGAAAACAAATTCCTTCGGTTGTTTAAtctaaataaagaagaaaacgaATGGGTTGGATTGGTATTAGTCTGGATACAGCAAAATAATTCTATTAGGTCTAATGTACTTATTAGATCTAATAAGTATAAGTTCCTTGTGTCAGAATTGAGAAATTCTATGACTCGAATCTTTagtattatcttatttattacCTGTGTCTACTATTTAGGCAGAATACCATCACCCATTTTTACTAAGAAACTAAAAGGAACCTCAGAAACGGGTGGGACTAAACAGGACCAAGAGGTATCCACCGAAGAAGCTccttttccttctcttttttcGGAAGAAAGGGAGGATCTGGACAAAATCGATGAAATGGAAGAAATCGGAGTGaatggaaaagacaaaattaatAAGGATGATGAATTCCACGTTCGAACATACTATAACTATAAAACAGTTTCTGAAAATCGAGATGGAAATAAAGAAAATTCGAATTtagaatttttcaaaataaaaaaaaaagaggatcaTTTTTTATGGTTTGAAAAACCTTTTGTAACTCTAGTTTTCGATTATAAAAGATGGAATAGACCAAAtcgatatataaaaaatgataaaattgaaaatactGTAAGAAATGAAATgtcacaatattttttttatacatgCCAAAGTGATGGAAAAGAACGAATATCTTTTACATATCCCCCCAACCTTTCAACTTTTTTTGAAATGATACAAAAAAAGATCCCTTCATTTACAACAGAAAAAACACCCTCGGATCAAGTTTATACTTGTTGGAGTTTGGTcaatgaagaaaaaaaggaaaatttaaaaaacgaatttttaaATAGAATTGAAGCTTTAGATAAGAAATGGTCTGTTGAAAATATACTGGAAAAAACGACTCGATTTTGTCATAACGAAACTCAAAAAGAATATTTACCTAAAATTTATGACCCATTTTTACATGGGATCTCGCGCGGAAGAATCAAAAAATTATCTCCGTTCCAAATCATAACCAAAacctataaaaaaaagaatataagaGGATCTTGGATAAACAAAATTCATGGTATACTTCTGAAGATTAATTCTCAAAAATTTGAACAAACaatagaaaaatttaaaagaaaatctttATCAATAGAGaaaaaactttcttttttttcagaacCCCATGGTATACTCTGA
- the LOC108810550 gene encoding LOW QUALITY PROTEIN: cytosolic sulfotransferase 13 (The sequence of the model RefSeq protein was modified relative to this genomic sequence to represent the inferred CDS: deleted 1 base in 1 codon), whose product MSKSETTLSKLLVESKCSQECKDDLLSSLPRDRGFFAEHLYQYQGFWYTPNLLKGVLYSQKHFQAKDSDIILVSNPKSGTTWLKSLVFALVYRQEFKTPLESHPLLDNNPHTLVPFIEAFDFNAQDTSPRIFSTHIPLGSLPESIKESSCKVVYCCRNPKDAFVSLWHFMKSLFLKDMVGCTMEEMVSGFCRGSSVYGPFWDHALEYWKESQANPKKVFFVMYEEMREKPEECVMRIAEFLGLPFTEREIEDGVLDGIIKLCSLENLSKLEVNTTGKLVNGMETKAFFRKGETGGWRDTLTPLLAEEIDKMTEEKLIGSSFRFFC is encoded by the exons ATGTCGAAATCCGAAACCACTCTCTCAAAGTTATTGGTAGAGTCTAAATGCAGCCAAGAATGCAAAGATGACTTGCTGTCTTCTCTTCCTAGAGACAGAGGTTTTTTCGCAGAGCATCTCTATCAATACCAAGGGTTTTGGTACACACCAAACCTCTTGAAAGGTGTTTTATATAGCCAGAAGCATTTTCAGGCAAAAGATTCAGATATCATCCTGGTAAGCAATCCTAAATCAGGTACGACTTGGTTGAAATCACTCGTTTTTGCTTTGGTTTACAGACAAGAATTCAAGACTCCTCTAGAATCACATCCTCTGCTTGATAACAACCCGCATACCCTCGTGCCCTTTATCGAAGCTTTCGACTTTAACGCTCAAGATACTTCTCCTAGGATCTTCTCTACACACATCCCTCTTGGGTCGCTCCCTGAGTCCATTAAAGAGTCGTCTTGTAAAGTTGTGTACTGCTGCAGGAACCCAAAGGATGCCTTTGTCTCGCTTTGGCATTTCATGAAAAGTTTGTTTCTTAAGGATATGGTTGGGTGTACAATGGAGGAAATGGTTAGTGGGTTTTGTAGAGGTTCAAGTGTTTATGGACCCTTTTGGGATCATGCCTTAGAGTACTGGAAAGAGAGTCAAGCAAACCCG AAAAAGGTATTCTTTGTTATGTatgaagagatgagagagaAACCTGAGGAATGTGTTATGCGGATCGCTGAGTTTTTGGGATTACCTTTCACAGAGAGGGAGATAGAGGATGGAGTTTTGGATGGGATCATAAAGTTGTGTAGTCTTGAGAATTTGAGTAAGTTGGAGGTTAATACAACAGGGAAGTTAGTGAATGGTATGGAGACTAAGGCATTTTTTAGGAAAGGAGAGACTGGTGGATGGAGAGACACTTTGACTCCTTTACTAGCAGAGGAGATTGATAAGATGACTGAAGAGAAACTAATTGGTTCTTCCTTTAGATTCTTTTGTTAA
- the LOC108811837 gene encoding cytosolic sulfotransferase 12: MSSSSSAVPDYLGDEVLTQETRDLISSLPSEKGWLVSQMYQFQGRWHTQALLQGLLECQKQFEATDSDIILVTNPKSGTTWLKALVFALINRHKFPVSSGNHPLLVTNPHLLVPFLEGVYYESPDFDFSKLPSPRLMNTHIPHLSLPESVKSSSCKIVYCCRNPKDMFVSLWHFGKKLAPEETADYPIEKAVEAFCQGKFIGGPFWDHVLEYWYASLENPNKVLFVTYEELKKQSGDTIKRIAEFLGCGFLEEEEEEEVRGIVKLCSFESLSNLEVNREGKLPNGMETKAFFRKGDVGGWGDTLSESLAEKIDRTIEEKFQGSGLKFSC; the protein is encoded by the coding sequence atgtcttcatcatcatcagctgTTCCTGATTACTTGGGAGATGAAGTTCTGACACAAGAAACAAGAGATCTGATATCTTCTCTTCCAAGCGAGAAAGGTTGGTTGGTGAGCCAAATGTATCAGTTTCAAGGACGCTGGCACACACAAGCTCTCTTACAAGGACTCTTGGAGTGTCAAAAACAATTTGAAGCCACAGATTCCGACATTATCCTCGTCACCAATCCTAAATCAGGTACCACTTGGTTAAAAGCTCTTGTCTTTGCTCTCATCAACCGACACAAGTTTCCAGTTTCTTCTGGTAATCATCCTCTTCTTGTCACCAATCCGCACCTTCTCGTGCCCTTCTTGGAAGGAGTTTACTACGAGTCACCAGATTTTGATTTCTCTAAGTTGCCTTCTCCAAGACTCATGAACACGCACATACCGCATCTATCCCTTCCCGAGTCCGTTAAGAGTTCTTCTTGTAAGATTGTGTATTGTTGTAGAAACCCTAAGGACATGTTTGTCTCCTTATGGCATTTTGGGAAGAAACTTGCTCCTGAAGAAACCGCTGATTATCCTATTGAAAAAGCGGTTGAAGCGTTTTGTCAAGGGAAGTTTATAGGTGGACCCTTTTGGGATCATGTGCTTGAGTATTGGTATGCGAGCCTCGAGAATCCAAACAAGGTCTTGTTTGTTACTTACGAGGAGCTCAAGAAGCAGAGTGGAGATACGATCAAGAGAATAGCTGAGTTCTTGGGATGTGGTtttcttgaagaagaagaagaagaagaagtgagaggGATTGTGAAGTTGTGTAGCTTTGAGAGCTTAAGTAATTTGGAAGTTAATAGAGAAGGGAAGTTGCCAAATGGAATGGAGACTAAAGCTTTCTTCAGAAAAGGAGATGTTGGAGGATGGGGAGATACTTTGAGTGAGTCCTTGGCAGAGAAAATAGATAGAACCATTGAAGAGAAGTTTCAAGGTTCTGGTCTCAAATTTTCTTGTTGA
- the LOC108809679 gene encoding protein COLD-REGULATED 15B, chloroplastic — MSMSISGAMLSGVGSSLLINGSKKSDGVSGGSMSVGRKYATITPQRKKSWVLAAVKGDGKSKNDPKWLDDASQKAGEFVKDMGSEVGHVTAQKGQEVKDHMESARNYIVEKAGEAMDTVAETAKKASEFVTDKGKETKEETVLMTEKAKDFIVEKADEAKDSATDMRKKTAKYVGDKAAQAKEAIFPPKNEE, encoded by the exons ATGTCGATGTCTATTTCTGGAGCCATGCTTAGTGGGGTTGGCTCTTCGTTATTGATCAACGGAAGCAAGAAAAGCGACGGCGTAAGCGGTGGATCAATGAGTGTTGGCCGGAAGTATGCGACCATTACACCTCAGCGCAAGAAGTCATGGGTCCTAGCCGCCGTGAAAGGTGATGGAAAGTCAAAGAACGACCCCAAATGGCTAGATGATGCCTC acaGAAAGCTGGCGAGTTCGTGAAGGACATGGGGAGCGAAGTGGGGCACGTGACTGCTCAGAAAGGACAAGAAGTTAAAGATCATATGGAGAGCGCAAGAAACTATATTGTTGAGAAAGCTGGTGAAGCGATGGACACGGTGGCTGAAACTGCTAAGAAAGCTTCGGAGTTTGTGACGGATAAAGGCAAAGAGACCAAGGAAGAAACTGTTTTAATGACTGAAAAAGCTAAAGATTTCATTGTTGAAAAAGCTGATGAAGCCAAAGATTCGGCGACTGACATGCGCAAGAAAACCGCTAAGTACGTTGGAGATAAAGCAGCACAGGCTAAAGAAGCTATATTTCCTCCAAAAAACGAAGAATAG
- the LOC108807257 gene encoding cytosolic sulfotransferase 11, with protein MEGHQEPHLPNYMKDDKVSQETKNLISTLPSDKDFMGYAIYNYKGCWYYPNTLQAVLDVQKHFRPRDTDIILASLPKGGTTWLKSLVFALVHREKYQENPQIHPLLSENPHDLVPFLEIELYAGNQIPDLTKFPSPMIYSTHMHLNTLHEATKKSSSSPCKVVYVCRDIKDTFVSGWHYRNMLHRTKMDQATFELMFDGYCKGILLYGPYWEHVLGYWKGSLEDGENVLFLKYEEMIEEPRVQVKRLAEFLACPFTEEEEKSGSVDEILKLCSLRNLSNLDINRNGTTRIGIDSNVFFRKGEVGDWKNHLTPQMAKKIDEIVECKLQGSGLVFH; from the coding sequence ATGGAGGGTCATCAAGAACCTCACCTCCCAAACTACATGAAAGATGACAAAGTTAGCCAAGAAACCAAGAACTTGATCTCTACTCTTCCTTCAGACAAAGATTTCATGGGTTACGCTATCTACAACTACAAAGGTTGTTGGTACTATCCCAACACACTCCAAGCAGTTCTTGATGTCCAAAAGCATTTCCGCCCACGAGACACCGATATAATCCTTGCTTCGTTGCCCAAAGGTGGTACCACTTGGCTCAAATCTCTTGTTTTCGCTCTTGTACATAGAGAAAAATACCAAGAAAATCCTCAAATCCATCCTTTGCTCTCAGAAAACCCTCATGACCTTGTCCCATTTCTTGAAATTGAGCTATACGCTGGTAACCAAATTCCTGATCTCACAAAGTTCCCTTCTCCTATGATCTATTCAACACACATGCACTTAAACACATTGCATGAAGCCACCAAAAAATCCTCTTCTTCACCTTGCAAAGTCGTTTATGTGTGCAGAGATATCAAGGATACGTTTGTCTCCGGTTGGCATTATAGAAACATGTTGCATCGCACCAAGATGGATCAAGCCACTTTCGAGCTCATGTTTGATGGATATTGTAAAGGAATTCTCTTATATGGACCCTATTGGGAACATGTGTTGGGATACTGGAAAGGGAGCTTGGAAGATGGAGAGAACGTTCTTTTTTTGAAGTATGAGGAGATGATTGAGGAGCCTCGTGTTCAAGTCAAGAGACTCGCTGAGTTCTTGGCTTGTCCATtcacagaggaagaagaaaagagtgGTTCTGTGGATGAGATCTTGAAGTTGTGTAGTCTGCGTAACTTGAGCAATTTGGATATTAATAGGAATGGGACAACGAGAATTGGTATTGATTCTAATGTGTTCTTTAGGAAAGGTGAAGTTGGTGACTGGAAGAATCATCTCACTCCTCAAATGGCGAAAAAGATTGATGAGATAGTTGAATGTAAACTACAAGGTTCTGGTTTGGTATTTCATTAA